One window of Pyrus communis chromosome 12, drPyrComm1.1, whole genome shotgun sequence genomic DNA carries:
- the LOC137711640 gene encoding MYB-like transcription factor ODO1 — protein MGRQPCCDKLGVKKGPWTAEEDKKLISFILTNGQCCWRAVPKLAGLRRCGKSCRLRWTNYLRPDLKRGLLTEAEEQLVIDLHARLGNRWSKIAGRLPGRTDNEIKNHWNTHIKKKLLRMGIDPVTHEPLHKEEELPSNIKENNSSSSSHDHSDHENNLPANKSINGLHNSQENDQIMVNSSGSEDINSSTENSSTGAESVLLDSICNDKLLMNTLWMDETPLIDALWNDNNQVELDQGGINYNITENNGMGFQSNWDNNWTWLLDCQDFGIHDFGMDCFSNVEVNGINTLEVGEKLSTTIN, from the exons ATGGGAAGGCAACCGTGTTGTGACAAACTTGGGGTAAAGAAAGGGCCATGGACTGCTGAGGAGGACAAGAAGCTCATCAGCTTTATTCTCACCAATGGCCAGTGTTGCTGGAGAGCTGTGCCTAAACTCGCTGGCCTTCGCCGGTGTGGTAAGAGTTGCAGGCTCCGTTGGACGAACTATCTCCGCCCCGACTTGAAGAGAGGCCTCCTCACTGAAGCTGAAGAACAGTTGGTTATTGATCTCCACGCTCGTCTTGGAAATAG GTGGTCCAAGATTGCAGGCAGATTACCAGGGAGAACAGATAATGAGATCAAGAATCATTGGAACACCCATATCAAGAAAAAGCTTCTTAGGATGGGAATTGATCCTGTCACGCATGAACCCCTCCACAAAGAAGAAGAGTTGCCGTCCAATATTAAGGAAAATAACTCATCATCATCTTCCCATGATCATAGTGATCATGAGAATAATTTGCCAGCTAATAAGTCTATAAATGGTCTCCACAATTCACAAGAAAATGATCAAATTATGGTGAATTCATCAGGATCGGAGGACATAAACTCATCCACTGAAAACTCCTCAACAGGCGCTGAATCAGTGTTGTTAGACAGCATTTGCAACGACAAATTGTTAATGAACACCCTATGGATGGATGAAACACCTCTGATTGATGCATTGTGGAACGACAACAATCAAGTAGAACTTGATCAAGGAGGGATCAATTACAATATCACTGAGAATAATGGAATGGGCTTCCAATCTAATTGGGATAACAATTGGACATGGCTTTTGGACTGCCAAGACTTTGGTATTCATGATTTTGGTATGGATTGCTTCAGTAATGTGGAAGTAAATGGTATCAACACATTAGAGGTGGGAGAAAAATTAAGCACAACTATCAACTAA